Below is a genomic region from Planococcus lenghuensis.
AACACTCGGAATGTATGAAGAATCGAAAAAGATTTTTTCAAAAGGTATTCGCTTGTTTCCGGCTAATAATGCCATGAGAACTTTCTATGCCATAACCCTCTATAATTTGAAAGAACACAGAACGGCGATGGAGATTCTTCTCGGTTGTTTGTTAGCGACTACAGCAGACAGTAATATTACCGCCTATAAAAGGGCATTGGAGTTTTATTCGGACAAACTGGACGAAACTTGGTAGTGACTATTCCAAAACTGCCTCACGGAACAACTGTTATCCGGAAAGGGCTTATGAAGGAGAAGGTTAAATGAATAAAAAGAAATTAAGATATGCCATCTTAAAAGAGATAGAGCAGGGCAACAATGGGTTAACGGAAGAGAAGCTGAAAATCAGACAAAATGAATTTGATGAAACGATTCGATTCCTGGACAGAGAGAACTACTTGATCGGAATCACTTACGCTGATGATCGACCGATAATAAGCCGAGTTGTTCTCACGGAAAAAGGAGAAGCGTATCTGGAGCAAAATAGTGCGCTGGGCAGAGCTTATAAAGGATTGAAGGAAATCAGAGACTGGATCAGATAAAAAATCTTTAAGTTATGGGATAGAAAGGGGGCAATGAAATTGCCAGAAATTGATTTAATGGGCGACATGAGTTTATGGGCTGTAATCGGGCCGGTAGCTATAACAGCCGGAATGCTGATAGCCGTAGCGATAGTTGCCCTGTTTTTGCTTAACAAAATCAGAAATAAATTTGTGAGAGAAATAGCTGGAATCATAACCGCATTCTGCTTGGTAGTTGGGTTCCTGTATTTTTTTGCGGAAGTAGCAGCAAGCTGGTAGTTCTCGACTATATCCCTGGAAATCTTAAAAAGCGAACAGTACGAAAGCAAGCGTTTCAAGAGGAGGTTATTTCTTGTTAAGAAATGAAACAGACATTACACAATTAATTGAAGCCGACGAATGGATGATGGAGATTCTAAAAACAGTACAAACGTTAAATCTTCCGGATTGGTGGGTGTGTGCAGGATTTGTCAGGTCAAAGATTTGGGACACGCTGCACGAATTCGAAGAGCGAACCCACCTTCCGGATATTGACGTCTTTTATTTTGATGACAGGAATACCGACGAGGAAGATGAGAAGAGACTCGAAAGGGAATTGAAGATCACTTTTCCGGATGTCCCGTGGTCAGTGAAGAATGAAGCGAGAATGCATATCCGGAATAACTTGTCACCCTATGCTTCTTCCAAGGATGCGATGGCTAAGTTTCCGGAGACCGTTACTGCCTTGGGAGTGAAACTAGATGGTCACAGTGACTTGATGCTGTTTGTTCCGTATGGTGTGGAGGATGTTCTCAATCTTGAAGTACGGCCTACGCCATATTATTTGGAAGGTGAAGATAGACTTGAAATCTATAGAAATCGCGTAGCTTCGAAGAATTGGCAGCAAATATGGCACAAAGTGAAAGTTCTGTATCCGCAGATAACAGGGGACAAGAACGTGATACAGAGAAAGAATCTTCCATGAGTAACGGCATTGTTATTACTGACTACGATCCTGTCTGGGCAGAGGAGTTCAAGGGAATAAAGGCGGTATTGAAAGAAGAACTGGCTGGCTTAGCGGTATCGATTGAGCATATCGGAAGCACTTCAGTTGAGGGGCTAAGCGCAAAACCAATTATCGATATTGATGTCGTTATTAAAAACAGGAATTCACTGCCGCAAATAGTCAAGCAGTTAGAGAAACTGGGATATGTTCATGAAGGGAATTTAGGGATAGAGGATAGGGAAGCGTTCGCTAGAGCTGATGGATGTGTGCCTTGGTCTGACAGGTCGGTCTTATGGATGCAGCACCATTTATATGTCTGCCCAGAAGACAGTAAGGAGCTCAAAAGGCATTTAGCATTGAGGAATTTTCTGCGAGAAAACCCTGAGACAGCAAAAGATTACGGAGCACTAAAAAGACAGCTGGCAGAAACAGCTGAAGACCGAAGCGCTTATACGGAAGCAAAAAGCGAGTTCATTAATGGTATTTTAAAATCCTTTTTGTAGCGACTGAATATGTATCTGTCAGCCTTTTTTTTCGATATATTATTGTTTTTCGAGGAGGGAACGGTAAATGATTGAAGGGATGCCTAAGCATGTAGCGATCATGATGGACGGCAATGGCAGGTGGGCAGCTGAAAGGGGCTTGTCACGTTCCAAAGGGCATTATAAGGGCATGCTTG
It encodes:
- a CDS encoding YjcQ family protein, producing MNKKKLRYAILKEIEQGNNGLTEEKLKIRQNEFDETIRFLDRENYLIGITYADDRPIISRVVLTEKGEAYLEQNSALGRAYKGLKEIRDWIR
- a CDS encoding nucleotidyltransferase family protein, yielding MMEILKTVQTLNLPDWWVCAGFVRSKIWDTLHEFEERTHLPDIDVFYFDDRNTDEEDEKRLERELKITFPDVPWSVKNEARMHIRNNLSPYASSKDAMAKFPETVTALGVKLDGHSDLMLFVPYGVEDVLNLEVRPTPYYLEGEDRLEIYRNRVASKNWQQIWHKVKVLYPQITGDKNVIQRKNLP
- a CDS encoding GrpB family protein — protein: MSNGIVITDYDPVWAEEFKGIKAVLKEELAGLAVSIEHIGSTSVEGLSAKPIIDIDVVIKNRNSLPQIVKQLEKLGYVHEGNLGIEDREAFARADGCVPWSDRSVLWMQHHLYVCPEDSKELKRHLALRNFLRENPETAKDYGALKRQLAETAEDRSAYTEAKSEFINGILKSFL